Proteins encoded in a region of the Sugiyamaella lignohabitans strain CBS 10342 chromosome B, complete sequence genome:
- the LAA1 gene encoding Laa1p (AP-1 accessory protein; colocalizes with clathrin to the late-Golgi apparatus; involved in TGN-endosome transport; physically interacts with AP-1; similar to the mammalian p200; may interact with ribosomes; YJL207C is a non-essential gene; GO_component: GO:0030121 - AP-1 adaptor complex [Evidence IPI] [PMID 16687571]; GO_component: GO:0005794 - Golgi apparatus [Evidence IEA,IEA]; GO_component: GO:0030136 - clathrin-coated vesicle [Evidence IDA] [PMID 14562095]; GO_component: GO:0005840 - ribosome [Evidence IDA] [PMID 16702403]; GO_function: GO:0003674 - molecular_function [Evidence ND]; GO_process: GO:0008104 - protein localization [Evidence IMP] [PMID 16687571]; GO_process: GO:0015031 - protein transport [Evidence IEA]; GO_process: GO:0042147 - retrograde transport, endosome to Golgi [Evidence IGI,IMP] [PMID 16687571]; GO_process: GO:0006810 - transport [Evidence IEA]) — protein sequence MLAAQKAAVAKAKKSKDKDDDADDSGSSVSRQKTASPAPSAGSGPAKTKQAVYYSLPFDDSLALLASIYTSTSSTTTTRTKVGVVQTLAYLFMNTPSTVIETKYAIISKVLLVDLLSNTGIRNNKYKSIMAKNHIHFLLDSIISEKILGEFGQISAIKLLVSDILQKYYKTTTPSSSLKDSNDPMKEPLVATLKCIASLIDSLGPAVAAVADLLEGSLLKLLVYPSYSVKVSACLCLKSFVEKSPSHLLPLLMLGLNHINKELGSASPTQSPQPAAVGASNEQPQSLADRVLGHAYMTSVLSGITQKYPQYSSLELAARVFTTATSLLKKGGNVTTVAVQVQVGWLLVSGLMALGPSFVKVHLSQLLLLWKNALHRPVGKEQLADTNNLELNYLLLVRYSALTSISSFLIHNSQLVTPDMAKRIATILENVLSFSSSIPSKKLADDDLSHRLDKSLSLEYCDMMVKRRVYQCYISLSQYDHIDVKQFGNERFNANILTSALSTFADPERSSSAEMSTAIATATGAIESIWEVADNHAFGLTSKINGRNLNDVFFGITSDQSEQKWLSELDWAAKLEVDISKPILDSPEFDADKVLLSDKTILGVALSQSVPVATSIVDFSIDLFVTLLPLQLPKVQESILDQLRTYVLAATATGSQNRKSGRKDAVTVNSIVAVFSALRYSLNGKTSSGQPRREALKATRVLKIFLDIIKFGLRDGNSAIRSVAAQGLGILCFIGSSTMAAEVIKSLIDEIVSNRDPNSRAGNSLALGYILKYVGGMFAGIHLKTILGVLMSLANDPHPTVHFWALESISVTIENTGMSFMGYASSTLSTLNKLYLLESHSDETMSAVSSNLGVELPTTKVIARCVCALITLLGPDLQASQKNMATVLALIRLFEVSEYNSVVLESSRCIQELTIFAPASINIEAYTRRMHSDLMKTDNDLLRDVAIDGLYQLIRTQGNHIFQLAGPGLDKHIWVAFDQSPDNKPLRKFIEYWLDQTGVDRPFDWISRVQAILTKSRTMFVAEQDREDTNQAATNALELGDEEGTSFTVSDSDGAAGSNGKDASFANEPLRWQTRALATECLHKLVQLLLRGKSLQDREKSVIIPRIGDIIKIAFSSSTASVLELRLLGLGLLDEILAELQDVVDPDFREASLLEQYQAQISSALTPAFSADSSPDLAYRAIKVCATFIGSGIIKDVSRMGRILKLLTTALETCSGPQIMLGDLKVPSPNSQVMLRLAILSLWAELQVSSVNPGQEYLVDVVKPYIPTLLPLWIQALRDFARLRFEPVQSTGLSSSSGSLTGSIDQMYSSLSRSSILPTYQQSWLQLVDAIASLIEEDSDNVFTILHEKEKISDNSGGISDDIKYSSEPAAFFFVLFGLCFEALVRPTQSLGTSNSKLATTSDQRLRVLLALKRILHRSVSGVAIYKDEILAETIDVLDRIVLTGALEEQRAVVSIAHGVCLNHPGRAKITAGPEEEEDEIPESVDQLFELFRLAMLPITTMFPALSDSETAQDKFVETPVTAGFIKDCVESLVDMIQVFPKVIKVDLYACLLYVFEKLLEDDRCQSLVIPGLLVVHKRLLQMMMKTRESSIDDEQVIDQAVVTAFSKIISLLKNTKDTTDGALARRRNCLLSAVVIITVCKDSLQSETSSLTDLGELLAENLSIPSLSATVSSCAKTVLVATVNTRAGKVLSESAFPPLISLITSGHGFEEEDKPAEVYIISKLVNDVLAGFVLALTGSQGK from the coding sequence ATGTTAGCAGCTCAAAAAGCAGCAGTCGCCAAAGCTAAGAAGTCTAAAGACAAGGATGACGACGCTGATGACAGTGGCAGTTCTGTCAGCAGACAGAAAACTGCGTCTCCTGCTCCATCTGCTGGTAGCGGACCGGCTAAAACGAAACAAGCTGTATACTATTCTCTGCCTTTTGACGATTCTTTGGCACTTCTAGCTTCCATTTATACGAGCACATCAtccactaccactactCGCACAAAAGTCGGCGTTGTACAGACACTGGcgtatttatttatgaaCACACCTAGCACCGTGATAGAGACCAAGTACGCAATTATTTCAAAGGTGTTGCTAGTAGACTTGTTGTCCAATACTGGCATTCGCAACAACAAATATAAGAGCATTATGGCTAAAAACCATATCCACTTCCTACTTGATTCGATTATTTCAGAGAAAATTCTCGGTGAGTTTGGTCAGATTTCGGCAATCAAATTACTTGTCAGTGATATTTTACAAAAGTATTACAAGACCACTACTCCATCTAGCAGTTTGAAAGATTCAAATGATCCAATGAAGGAACCACTTGTAGCGACCCTGAAATGCATTGCTAGTTTGATTGACTCGTTAGGACCAGCTGTGGCTGCAGTAGCTGATCTATTAGAGGGAAGTTTACTGAAGTTGTTAGTTTATCCAAGCTATTCAGTAAAGGTGTCGGCTTGTTTATGTTTGAAATCGTTTGTTGAAAAGTCACCTTCGCATCTGTTACCTTTGCTCATGTTGGGACTGAATCACATAAATAAGGAGCTGGGAAGTGCTTCACCAACCCAGTCTCCACAACCTGCAGCTGTCGGTGCTAGTAATGAGCAACCGCAGTCACTCGCCGACAGGGTACTGGGTCATGCTTACATGACTTCGGTGCTGTCAGGAATCACTCAAAAGTACCCACAATATTCTTCGCTTGAACTAGCTGCTCGTGTCTTCACCACAGCTACTTCTTTACTAAAAAAAGGTGGTAATGTGACGACTGTTGCTGTACAAGTTCAAGTTGGTTGGTTATTGGTAAGCGGTCTGATGGCTCTGGGTCCAAGCTTTGTCAAGGTTCATTTATCAcaattgctgctactgtgGAAGAACGCTTTACACCGACCAGTTGGAAAAGAACAGCTTGCTGATACCAATAACTTGGAACTGAATTACCTACTTTTGGTGAGGTATAGTGCGTTGACAtctatttcttcttttttaatCCACAATTCGCAATTGGTAACCCCAGACATGGCAAAGAGAATTGCCACTATTCTTGAAAACGTACTGTCCTTTTCATCATCCATTCCATCTAAGAAGCTTGCCGACGATGACCTATCACACCGCTTGGACAAATCGCTTTCGTTAGAATATTGTGATATGATGGTAAAGCGACGAGTATATCAGTGCTATATTAGTTTGAGTCAGTATGATCACATTGACGTAAAGCAATTTGGCAATGAGCGGTTCAATGCAAATATTCTTACCAGCGCTCTGTCGACATTTGCCGACCCTGAACGGAGCAGTTCGGCTGAAATGAGTACTGCcattgctactgctactggagCCATTGAATCGATATGGGAAGTGGCGGACAACCATGCATTTGGACTCACCAGCAAGATTAACGGTCGCAATCTGAACGACGTCTTTTTTGGCATAACCTCGGATCAGAGTGAACAGAAGTGGTTGTCTGAATTGGACTGGGCTGCAAAATTAGAAGTAGATATCAGCAAACCAATCCTCGACTCGCCAGAATTTGACGCTGACAAGGTTTTGTTATCTGACAAGACTATATTAGGCGTGGCTTTATCACAAAGCGTGCCTGTTGCCACATCAATTGTCGACTTTTCCATCGATCTCTTTGTAACGCTGCTTCCATTACAACTTCCAAAGGTTCAAGAGAGTATTCTTGATCAATTGAGAACGTATGTATTGGCAGCGACTGCCACTGGAAGCCAGAATCGAAAATCTGGAAGGAAAGATGCTGTTACTGTAAACTCCATTGTCGCAGTATTTTCTGCTCTTCGATACTCTCTGAACGGAAAAACCTCGTCTGGACAACCACGGCGTGAAGCATTGAAAGCAACACGTGTGTTGAAGATTTTCCttgatattatcaagtTCGGGCTGCGAGACGGCAATTCAGCAATCAGAAGTGTCGCTGCTCAGGGTCTGGGAATTCTTTGCTTTATCGGTTCGTCTACCATGGCGGCTGAGGTGATCAAGTCTCTTATTGATGAGATTGTGTCAAATAGAGACCCCAATAGTCGAGCCGGAAACTCACTAGCCCTTGGATATATCTTGAAGTACGTGGGAGGAATGTTTGCTGGAATTCATCTCAAAACTATTTTGGGTGTTCTCATGTCCTTGGCTAATGATCCGCATCCAACGGTACATTTCTGGGCTCTCGAGTCGATTTCAGTTACCATCGAAAATACGGGAATGAGTTTTATGGGCTATGCATCGTCCACCCTGTCAACGCTTAATAAACTGTATCTTTTGGAAAGCCATAGTGACGAGACTATGTCTGCAGTATCGAGCAATTTAGGTGTTGAGttgccaacaacaaaagTAATTGCAAGATGTGTGTGTGCTCTGATTACACTTTTGGGACCAGATCTCCAGGCGAGCCAAAAGAATATGGCAACGGTGCTTGCGCTAATTCGACTGTTTGAAGTTTCTGAATACAACAGCGTTGTTTTAGAATCGTCCCGTTGCATTCAAGAACTGACTATCTTTGCTCCTGCCAGTATTAATATAGAGGCATACACAAGAAGAATGCACTCTGATTTGATGAAAACCGATAATGACCTTTTGCGAGATGTGGCAATCGATGGGCTTTATCAACTTATTCGGACCCAAGGTAATCATATTTTCCAACTGGCAGGACCTGGTTTGGATAAGCATATATGGGTGGCTTTTGACCAGAGTCCAGACAACAAACCATTGCGGAAATTTATTGAATACTGGCTTGATCAGACTGGTGTGGATCGCCCGTTTGACTGGATATCAAGGGTGCAGGCAATCTTGACGAAGTCGAGAACCATGTTTGTTGCTGAGCAAGATAGAGAGGATACAAATCAAGCAGCCACCAATGCTCTAGAACTAGGTGATGAGGAAGGAACTTCGTTTACCGTATCTGACTCTGATGGAGCCGCTGGTAGTAATGGTAAGGACGCCTCTTTCGCGAATGAACCATTACGTTGGCAAACAAGGGCACTGGCAACTGAGTGTTTACACAAACTGgtacagctgctgctgagaggAAAGTCGCTGCAAGACCGTGAAAAGAGTGTTATTATCCCTAGGATAGGTGACATTATCAAAATTGCCTTTTCAAGCTCTACAGCTTCTGTTCTGGAGCTACGACTACTTGGTTTGGGGCTATTAGATGAGATCCTAGCAGAATTACAAGATGTGGTAGATCCAGATTTTAGAGAGGCTTCATTACTGGAGCAGTATCAAGCGCAAATCAGCAGTGCGTTGACGCcagccttttcagcagATAGCTCCCCTGACTTGGCGTATAGAGCCATTAAAGTGTGTGCTACATTCATTGGTAGCGGAATCATCAAGGATGTCTCACGAATGGGCCGTATTTTGAAGTTACTCACAACAGCTTTAGAAACCTGTTCAGGGCCACAGATTATGCTCGGTGACTTGAAAGTTCCAAGCCCCAATTCTCAGGTCATGTTGCGACTGGCTATTTTGTCTTTATGGGCTGAACTTCAGGTGTCCAGTGTAAACCCTGGACAGGAATATCTGGTAGATGTTGTGAAGCCATATATCCCAACTTTACTGCCATTATGGATTCAGGCATTACGAGACTTCGCACGACTTCGATTTGAACCAGTACAGTCGACAGGGCTGTCATCGTCAAGCGGATCGCTTACTGGTTCGATTGATCAAATGTACTCATCCTTGTCTCGATCTAGTATCTTGCCAACGTATCAGCAGTCATGGCTTCAACTCGTCGACGCAATTGCTTCATTGATCGAAGAAGACAGTGATAACGTGTTCACCATTCTTCACGAAAAGGAGAAGATTTCTGATAACAGTGGTGGAATCTCTGATGACATCAAGTACAGCAGCGAGCCAGCCgccttcttttttgttttgtttggacTGTGTTTCGAAGCCTTGGTGAGACCTACTCAATCTCTAGGCACAAGCAATTCCAAGCTGGCAACAACATCAGACCAGCGTCTAAGAGTACTACTGGCACTGAAACGAATTCTTCACCGGTCTGTCAGTGGAGTCGCTATCTACAAAGACGAGATCCTAGCAGAAACAATCGATGTTTTGGATAGGATAGTGCTAACTGGAGCACTCGAAGAGCAACGGGCAGTAGTCTCTATAGCACATGGTGTATGTTTGAATCACCCCGGCCGAGCTAAAATCACAGCTGGTCccgaggaggaagaagatgaaatcCCAGAAAGCGTTGACCAGCTTTTTGAGCTGTTTAGATTGGCCATGTTGCCCATCACTACAATGTTCCCAGCACTATCCGATTCCGAAACAGCTCAAGATAAATTTGTAGAGACTCCTGTCACTGCTGGCTTCATTAAAGATTGTGTGGAGTCTTTGGTGGATATGATACAGGTATTTCCAAAAGTCATCAAAGTGGATCTTTATGCGTGTTTATTATATGTGTTTGAAAAGCTTCTTGAAGATGATAGGTGTCAAAGCCTGGTAATCCCTGGTCTACTTGTCGTACACAAACGCCTACTAcaaatgatgatgaaaacaAGAGAGTCGAGTATTGACGACGAACAAGTCATTGACCAGGCCGTCGTCACTGCATTCTCAAAAATCATaagtttgttgaagaacaCCAAAGACACAACTGACGGTGCTTTGGCACGACGACGCAACTGCTTGCTATCAGCAGTCGTCATTATCACCGTCTGTAAAGATTCACTCCAGTCAGAAACATCTAGTTTGACCGACCTGGGTGAACTTCTTGCCGAAAACCTATCTATTCCCAGCCTATCGGCCACTGTTTCCAGCTGTGCAAAGACAGTGTTAGTAGCCACCGTGAACACCCGGGCAGGAAAAGTACTTTCAGAAAGCGCATTCCCTCCTTTGATTTCTCTTATCACCAGTGGCCATggctttgaagaagaagacaagcCCGCTGAGGTGTACATAATTTCGAAGCTTGTCAATGACGTTCTAGCAGGCTTTGTACTGGCATTGACTGGTTCACAAGGTAAGTAG
- the NUC1 gene encoding Nuc1p (Major mitochondrial nuclease; has RNAse and DNA endo- and exonucleolytic activities; roles in mitochondrial recombination, apoptosis and maintenance of polyploidy; involved in fragmentation of genomic DNA during PND (programmed nuclear destruction); encodes ortholog of mammalian endoG; GO_component: GO:0016020 - membrane [Evidence IEA]; GO_component: GO:0005743 - mitochondrial inner membrane [Evidence IEA,IEA]; GO_component: GO:0005743 - mitochondrial inner membrane [Evidence IDA] [PMID 17244531]; GO_component: GO:0005743 - mitochondrial inner membrane [Evidence IDA] [PMID 3286639]; GO_component: GO:0005739 - mitochondrion [Evidence IEA]; GO_component: GO:0005739 - mitochondrion [Evidence IDA] [PMID 16823961]; GO_component: GO:0005634 - nucleus [Evidence IDA] [PMID 17244531]; GO_function: GO:0004520 - endodeoxyribonuclease activity [Evidence IDA] [PMID 3286639]; GO_function: GO:0004519 - endonuclease activity [Evidence IEA]; GO_function: GO:0004529 - exodeoxyribonuclease activity [Evidence IDA] [PMID 3286639]; GO_function: GO:0016787 - hydrolase activity [Evidence IEA,IEA]; GO_function: GO:0046872 - metal ion binding [Evidence IEA,IEA]; GO_function: GO:0004518 - nuclease activity [Evidence IEA]; GO_function: GO:0003676 - nucleic acid binding [Evidence IEA]; GO_function: GO:0004540 - ribonuclease activity [Evidence IDA] [PMID 3286639]; GO_process: GO:0006308 - DNA catabolic process [Evidence IDA] [PMID 3286639]; GO_process: GO:0006310 - DNA recombination [Evidence IMP] [PMID 8087883]; GO_process: GO:0006401 - RNA catabolic process [Evidence IDA] [PMID 3286639]; GO_process: GO:0006309 - apoptotic DNA fragmentation [Evidence IMP] [PMID 22727375]; GO_process: GO:0006915 - apoptotic process [Evidence IMP] [PMID 17244531]), translating into MLWGKKTETTTTTNTSEVVGTIPLTPELSRAGAVVRSSLVNPAEYFQKYGFPGPVHDIASREQFISCYDRKTRNPAWVIEHITGQSLKVRDGDRGSSIFKEDTAVPALFRGQLRDYFRSGYDRGHQAPAADAKFSQNAMDETFFLTNMCPQVGDGFNRDYWAHFEHFCRKLTDSYASVRIVTGPLYLPKKDSDGKWRVSYEVIGNPPNIAVPTHFFKIIVGENPSPALGSPKGVAIGAFVLPNEKIDNNTPLKSFYVPIESVERSTGVEFLPLLPASERRDLCREVKCEITVREFVKALPAPREQLALPPPRK; encoded by the coding sequence ATGTTGTGGGGTAAAAAGACCGAgactactaccactacgAACACTTCGGAGGTGGTGGGGACCATTCCATTGACTCCAGAACTGTCCCGGGCTGGTGCAGTAGTGAGATCGTCGTTGGTAAACCCGGCAGAGTATTTTCAGAAGTATGGATTTCCTGGACCAGTGCACGATATTGCCAGCAGAGAACAGTTTATTAGTTGTTATGACCGTAAAACTCGCAATCCAGCATGGGTAATTGAACATATTACGGGACAGTCTTTAAAGGTTCGAGACGGAGATCGTGGTTCGAGCATTTTTAAGGAGGATACTGCAGTACCAGCTCTATTCCGCGGTCAGTTACGAGACTATTTCCGCAGTGGTTACGACCGTGGCCATCAGgctccagctgctgatgctaaATTTTCTCAAAATGCCATGGATGAGACCTTTTTTCTTACTAATATGTGTCCTCAAGTGGGTGATGGGTTCAATCGTGACTATTGGGCTCATTTTGAGCATTTTTGTCGTAAGCTCACTGATTCCTATGCATCAGTACGTATTGTTACTGGACCACTTTATTTGCCTAAGAAGGACAGTGACGGAAAATGGCGTGTCAGTTATGAGGTAATTGGAAATCCTCCAAATATTGCAGTACCTACCCATTTTTTTAAGATCATTGTCGGTGAGAACCCGTCTCCCGCATTAGGATCCCCCAAGGGAGTCGCAATTGGCGCGTTTGTTCTTCCTAACGAGAAAATTGATAACAACACTCCATTAAAGAGCTTTTATGTTCCCATTGAGTCTGTTGAGAGGTCGACGGGTGTGGAGTTCCTGCCATTACTACCAGCATCCGAACGCCGTGATCTGTGTCGCGAGGTTAAGTGTGAAATCACTGTCCGCGAATTTGTAAAGGCACTTCCGGCTCCACGAGAACAACTTGCTCTGCCTCCACCAAGAAAATaa